From Candidatus Tisiphia endosymbiont of Melanophora roralis, a single genomic window includes:
- a CDS encoding CopG family antitoxin has translation MSYKLDKYEQEIEINFEKQPSIKNQNDIKLFQNAAKTHLKRKYPITIRVAEQDIEAIKIKASKLGLAYQTYINMLIHKEATKL, from the coding sequence ATGAGCTACAAATTAGATAAATATGAGCAGGAGATAGAGATTAATTTTGAAAAACAACCTAGTATTAAAAATCAAAATGATATTAAACTATTTCAAAATGCAGCTAAAACACACCTAAAGAGAAAGTATCCTATTACTATAAGAGTAGCTGAGCAGGATATTGAAGCTATAAAAATTAAGGCTTCAAAACTTGGGTTAGCATATCAAACATATATTAATATGTTAATTCATAAAGAAGCCACAAAATTGTAG
- a CDS encoding leucyl aminopeptidase: MLNNINFISKELSNNQATVVFINEQLKLDNELLLLDQQHHGLISKTIQNKLVFAGKFGQIKIVNSIGKDGEIRYLIIVGIGDETKLKPSCIEEIGGKILSSSTCCKIRTIGIKISHHIGQYEPAVVAMLIASGCLLTSYKFDKYKTKQSEIEKFVVESLEISTNNNSKAEELFNDKRLLAKAVFFARDIINEPANIKTPLSYSEKILEHLEPLGVEITIIGEREMKNLGMGALLGVGQGSQNESKLVVMQYNGLDDDTPPVAFVGKGVTFDSGGISLKPAANMGDMKYDMAGSAAVVGAIMALASRTAKVNVVGVVGLVENMPSGNAQRPGDVVTTMSKQTVVVDNTDAEGRLVLADAIWYTQEKFKPQCVIDLATLTGAIVVALGKTYGGCFSNNDELADKLIEVGNKVNEKLWRMPLHKDFDEMIKSDIADLANIGNVPGAAGSSTAAQFIGHFIKENVAWAHLDIAGVAYNKTGNPLGPRGAVGYGVRLLNQFIQDSYEK; this comes from the coding sequence ATGCTCAATAACATTAACTTTATAAGTAAAGAATTATCAAATAATCAAGCAACTGTAGTTTTTATTAACGAACAACTGAAATTAGACAATGAGTTATTGCTACTTGACCAACAACATCATGGTTTAATTTCTAAAACTATTCAGAATAAATTAGTATTTGCTGGAAAATTTGGACAAATTAAAATTGTTAATTCTATCGGTAAGGATGGAGAGATAAGATATTTAATTATAGTTGGTATTGGTGATGAAACAAAACTAAAGCCCTCTTGTATTGAGGAGATCGGGGGAAAAATTTTATCCAGTAGTACTTGCTGTAAAATTAGAACTATTGGTATAAAAATCTCTCATCATATTGGACAATATGAGCCAGCTGTTGTGGCGATGCTTATAGCTAGCGGCTGTTTGCTTACTTCATATAAATTTGATAAATACAAAACTAAACAAAGCGAAATAGAAAAATTCGTCGTAGAATCTCTTGAAATTTCTACAAACAACAACTCTAAGGCAGAAGAATTATTTAATGATAAGAGATTATTAGCCAAAGCGGTATTTTTTGCTAGAGATATAATTAATGAACCAGCCAATATCAAAACTCCTTTATCTTACTCGGAAAAGATATTAGAGCATCTTGAACCATTAGGAGTTGAAATTACCATTATCGGTGAAAGAGAAATGAAAAACCTTGGTATGGGGGCTTTGCTTGGTGTTGGACAAGGTTCACAGAATGAATCTAAACTGGTAGTAATGCAATATAATGGTTTGGATGATGATACGCCTCCCGTGGCTTTTGTTGGTAAAGGAGTTACTTTTGATAGTGGTGGTATTTCACTTAAACCAGCAGCAAATATGGGAGACATGAAATATGATATGGCTGGCTCAGCAGCAGTAGTTGGAGCAATCATGGCTTTGGCTAGCCGCACAGCAAAAGTTAACGTTGTTGGCGTAGTCGGTCTTGTAGAAAACATGCCTTCAGGTAACGCTCAAAGACCAGGAGATGTGGTAACCACTATGTCCAAACAAACAGTAGTGGTGGATAATACTGATGCAGAAGGCAGGTTAGTCTTGGCTGATGCAATTTGGTATACTCAAGAAAAGTTCAAACCTCAATGTGTAATTGATCTTGCTACCCTTACCGGAGCTATTGTTGTAGCTCTTGGCAAAACTTACGGTGGATGCTTTTCCAATAATGATGAGCTAGCTGATAAACTAATAGAGGTTGGTAATAAAGTTAATGAGAAATTATGGCGTATGCCTCTACATAAAGATTTTGATGAAATGATTAAATCTGACATTGCCGATCTTGCAAATATTGGTAACGTCCCTGGAGCAGCTGGCAGCTCTACAGCAGCTCAGTTCATCGGACATTTTATTAAGGAAAATGTAGCTTGGGCTCATCTTGATATTGCTGGTGTTGCCTATAATAAAACAGGTAATCCTCTTGGCCCTAGAGGAGCAGTAGGTTACGGCGTAAGGCTTCTTAACCAATTTATCCAAGACAGTTATGAAAAATAA
- a CDS encoding division plane positioning ATPase MipZ, translated as MKNNQPNRIFVVGNEKGGAGKTTCSMHLITALLYNGHTVASIDTDARQGSLTNYLKNRADYNLKNPDKTVAIPQHVHLTESQEQVINLKEKDEKTRFEQIFEQAKKADYVVIDTPGSYSFLSRLAHSYADTIITPINDSFLDFDVLGKVNANNLSIITPSIYSQMVWEQKMQKANRNGETINWIVMRNRLSNLDAVNKRNVATSLEQLAKRISFKIAPGFSERVIFRELFLQGLTLLDLTTANHGKTLSISHVAARQELRNFLNFLEII; from the coding sequence ATGAAAAATAATCAACCAAATCGCATATTTGTAGTTGGTAATGAAAAAGGTGGAGCTGGTAAAACTACCTGCTCCATGCATCTTATTACTGCCTTACTTTATAATGGTCATACGGTAGCTAGTATTGATACTGATGCACGTCAGGGTTCTTTAACAAATTATTTAAAGAATAGGGCTGACTATAATCTAAAAAATCCGGATAAAACGGTTGCTATTCCTCAGCATGTTCATTTAACTGAAAGTCAAGAACAAGTCATTAACCTTAAAGAAAAGGACGAAAAAACTAGGTTTGAACAAATATTTGAACAGGCAAAAAAAGCAGATTATGTAGTAATCGATACACCAGGAAGCTACTCCTTTTTATCAAGACTAGCTCACTCTTATGCTGATACTATAATTACACCAATTAATGATAGTTTCCTTGATTTTGATGTACTAGGTAAAGTTAATGCTAACAATTTGTCAATTATTACTCCGTCAATCTATAGCCAAATGGTTTGGGAACAAAAAATGCAGAAGGCTAACCGTAATGGCGAAACAATTAATTGGATTGTAATGCGTAATAGATTAAGCAACTTGGATGCAGTAAACAAAAGGAATGTTGCTACTTCTCTTGAACAATTAGCAAAAAGAATTAGCTTTAAAATTGCCCCAGGCTTTAGTGAAAGAGTAATTTTTCGGGAATTATTTTTACAAGGGTTAACATTACTCGACTTAACAACAGCTAATCATGGCAAAACACTTAGTATATCTCACGTAGCTGCTCGACAAGAATTACGAAATTTTTTAAACTTTCTTGAAATTATTTGA
- a CDS encoding Sca4 family protein — MAVPLISQFIGWKYLAKKSLGANDGGELGGIYKSSDDLLSMIKSEGDSRKNISEFLGSQIFQATNPNHGAKVSLTVPDHLTEKVHQEGGLQSDGSEVYVRSEFFKNYSGDMYVDMDEHMSTKTKPSGWLRKDGGRPIFMGTRELLSNTLSKAFEELHYSSFDKIAPTSLLIGDFDIHTGNIGVIRDPEDSTIPPKLVRIDFAGSLDKLEDNIHPYSWSRHLPLLGPTNHFREFPSKLSHNDSFVKGLLDTAQVDLNKTIDDSFAELSKYYSDKALANWAKMAMSQKFKNIPLENIKVADIKDAFKETMQKRQQSLKEYGLQIKLGLLVTKGKINTPKLRELVQEHPDYFNNIINQTKKLKLRKETKIEYILGYKAREILLIKEIAKILQEEKQLLTKKISDLEPSMQSSRKALDVMHTSKTTTTNVQSSTSKVDSITLAFRQEIIAKQQAILQKVLAEANIKTDKGVAVAGLATNSQEFKEFVENNNELIKKAWAAPSVKANIAQAMHDEVQNYAKVLQANHFEPLTWNEQETVTNTTSTRSRVIKVKDEELFKLIENNIKTSTKVMLEDGVTEREISNYRNINLPLTIKPSNTTVHLSFPVQNEKGENIASSKALYFTTHYNEQGKLVEITNPLSLKFAGDGKDAIGYIQRGNNIYTIPVTKCQYEAMVQEVAKNKEYNINMSQAIILPEASDSIGELTQIQSSLKRHVNNTPPETETVVSKTQKTLSRHQQRDRTHGYI, encoded by the coding sequence ATGGCAGTACCATTGATATCACAATTTATCGGCTGGAAATACTTGGCAAAGAAATCACTTGGAGCTAATGATGGTGGAGAATTAGGAGGCATATACAAAAGTTCCGATGACCTTCTATCCATGATTAAAAGCGAAGGGGATTCTCGAAAAAATATATCAGAGTTTTTGGGCTCGCAAATTTTTCAAGCAACAAATCCAAATCATGGAGCTAAAGTCTCTCTCACTGTACCTGATCATCTTACCGAAAAAGTACATCAGGAAGGAGGCCTTCAAAGTGATGGCTCTGAGGTATATGTACGGTCTGAATTTTTTAAGAATTATAGTGGTGACATGTATGTAGATATGGATGAACACATGTCTACGAAAACTAAACCAAGTGGTTGGCTTCGAAAAGATGGGGGAAGACCGATTTTCATGGGAACAAGAGAATTATTATCTAATACTTTAAGCAAAGCTTTTGAAGAACTTCATTATAGTTCTTTTGATAAAATAGCTCCAACTAGCTTATTAATAGGTGACTTTGATATTCATACAGGTAACATAGGAGTTATAAGAGACCCAGAAGATTCTACCATTCCTCCCAAACTAGTTCGTATAGATTTTGCTGGAAGTCTTGACAAATTAGAGGATAACATACATCCATATTCTTGGTCTAGACATCTACCATTACTAGGCCCAACTAACCATTTTAGGGAATTCCCAAGTAAATTAAGTCATAATGATTCATTTGTAAAAGGTTTACTTGATACTGCACAAGTCGATTTAAATAAGACTATCGATGACAGTTTTGCAGAATTATCAAAATATTATAGTGACAAAGCACTAGCAAATTGGGCAAAAATGGCAATGAGTCAAAAATTTAAGAATATCCCCCTAGAAAACATAAAGGTTGCCGATATTAAAGATGCCTTTAAGGAAACTATGCAAAAAAGACAACAATCATTAAAAGAGTATGGATTGCAAATTAAATTGGGTCTTTTAGTAACAAAAGGAAAAATTAACACACCAAAATTACGAGAATTAGTCCAAGAACATCCCGATTATTTTAACAATATAATCAACCAAACCAAAAAATTAAAATTAAGAAAAGAAACTAAAATAGAGTATATTTTAGGCTATAAAGCCCGAGAAATATTATTAATTAAAGAAATAGCAAAAATATTACAAGAAGAAAAACAGCTACTGACCAAAAAAATAAGTGATCTCGAACCATCTATGCAAAGTTCTAGAAAAGCACTAGACGTTATGCATACTAGCAAAACAACAACCACTAATGTTCAATCCTCAACCTCCAAAGTGGATTCTATAACATTAGCCTTTAGACAAGAAATTATTGCCAAACAACAGGCAATATTACAAAAAGTCCTTGCTGAAGCAAATATTAAGACAGATAAAGGAGTTGCAGTTGCAGGGCTTGCTACTAATTCTCAGGAGTTTAAAGAATTTGTAGAAAATAACAACGAATTAATAAAAAAGGCTTGGGCTGCCCCTAGTGTAAAAGCAAATATAGCACAAGCCATGCATGATGAAGTACAAAATTACGCTAAAGTCCTGCAGGCTAATCATTTTGAACCTTTAACTTGGAACGAACAAGAAACAGTAACAAACACAACCTCTACTAGGTCAAGGGTTATTAAAGTCAAAGATGAAGAATTATTTAAATTAATAGAAAATAATATAAAGACCTCTACGAAAGTAATGTTAGAAGATGGCGTAACAGAGAGAGAGATTAGTAATTATCGAAATATTAATCTACCATTAACAATCAAGCCATCTAATACAACTGTCCATCTTTCGTTTCCGGTACAAAACGAGAAAGGTGAAAATATTGCAAGCTCGAAAGCACTTTATTTTACTACTCACTATAACGAGCAAGGAAAACTAGTGGAAATAACCAACCCATTATCACTAAAGTTTGCTGGGGATGGTAAAGATGCTATAGGATACATACAAAGAGGGAATAATATCTACACTATCCCTGTAACCAAATGTCAATATGAAGCAATGGTACAAGAAGTAGCAAAAAATAAAGAATATAATATCAATATGTCACAAGCTATTATTCTCCCTGAGGCAAGCGACTCTATAGGTGAATTAACGCAGATTCAGAGTAGCTTAAAACGTCATGTGAACAACACTCCACCTGAAACAGAAACAGTAGTATCAAAAACACAAAAGACATTATCCCGACACCAACAACGTGATAGAACTCATGGTTACATTTAA
- a CDS encoding AmpG family muropeptide MFS transporter: protein MLTPLKLFVIWLFGLTSGFTLMITCNTLNYWLAKENIDLQSIGMFAIISIPYSISFLWAPIFDTIQLGWLSKLLGHRLSWICLIQILLAFAIFLLSTMNPHHSLILFALVGLIISFLSSAKDSILGAFRTEIIAKESQGAASGIYIFGWRIGMLISSSGAIYLSSYLGWNNIYKIFAISVLVCSAILVVSILRLKHDLASKTYPNHKINISNFVQNILRPVGSFSLVFLIIIFLILYRLPDDFITMMMNPFLIHLGYNEFEIASAGKFFGIISTIIGGLIASLVMKKKNILDSLLIFGVIHAIAHTLLIVHEIYGKNLPLFFITAACEGITCGMAMTAYIAFIASICTGKFRATQYSFFSSMMGFSRSIFPALSGYIVVQFGWKSFFTFIIIITIPSLLLLLKISSLLKAKMKY from the coding sequence ATGTTAACTCCTTTAAAATTATTCGTTATTTGGTTGTTTGGTCTAACTAGCGGATTTACCTTAATGATTACATGTAATACCTTAAACTATTGGCTTGCCAAAGAAAATATTGACTTACAATCTATTGGTATGTTTGCTATTATCTCAATACCTTATTCTATCAGTTTTTTATGGGCTCCTATTTTTGATACGATACAGTTAGGTTGGTTAAGTAAACTACTTGGTCACAGATTATCTTGGATTTGTCTGATCCAGATTTTGTTGGCATTTGCTATTTTTCTTTTAAGTACCATGAATCCTCACCACAGTCTAATATTGTTTGCATTAGTAGGTTTGATAATATCATTTTTAAGTTCAGCTAAAGATAGTATACTAGGGGCTTTCAGAACCGAAATTATTGCAAAAGAATCTCAAGGAGCAGCTTCTGGAATTTATATTTTTGGTTGGCGTATCGGTATGCTAATTTCAAGTTCCGGAGCTATCTATCTATCAAGCTATTTAGGATGGAATAATATATATAAAATTTTTGCCATTTCTGTACTTGTTTGTTCTGCTATTTTAGTTGTGAGCATCTTGCGGTTAAAACACGACTTAGCCTCAAAAACTTATCCAAATCATAAAATAAATATTTCAAACTTTGTACAAAATATCTTAAGACCTGTAGGGTCTTTCTCCTTAGTCTTTTTAATAATAATTTTCCTTATTTTATATAGATTACCAGATGATTTTATTACTATGATGATGAACCCCTTCTTAATACATCTTGGTTATAACGAATTTGAAATAGCTAGTGCAGGGAAATTTTTTGGTATAATATCTACAATAATTGGCGGACTAATAGCCAGCTTAGTGATGAAAAAAAAGAATATCTTAGATAGCCTGCTGATATTTGGCGTAATTCATGCAATTGCACACACCTTATTAATTGTGCATGAGATTTATGGCAAGAATTTACCATTATTCTTTATTACCGCAGCCTGTGAAGGTATAACTTGTGGGATGGCTATGACAGCTTACATTGCTTTTATAGCTTCAATATGCACAGGCAAATTTCGTGCCACTCAATATTCATTTTTCTCTTCTATGATGGGATTTTCAAGATCGATTTTTCCAGCTCTTTCAGGATATATTGTCGTACAATTCGGATGGAAAAGCTTTTTTACATTTATTATTATAATCACAATTCCTTCTCTACTTCTGCTACTAAAAATCAGTTCATTACTAAAAGCAAAAATGAAGTATTAA
- the ykgO gene encoding type B 50S ribosomal protein L36, producing the protein MKVVSSLKSLKKRDKDCQVVKRKGKILVINKKIKRFKAKQG; encoded by the coding sequence ATGAAAGTTGTAAGCTCGTTAAAATCTTTAAAGAAAAGAGATAAAGATTGTCAGGTTGTAAAAAGAAAAGGTAAAATCCTTGTAATAAACAAGAAAATAAAAAGATTTAAAGCTAAGCAAGGCTAA
- the rph gene encoding ribonuclease PH translates to MRAFNRKNNQLRNISIEPSVLLNAGGSCLIKCGNTHVICSATYEASLPPFLRGQNQGWITAEYGMLPSSTHQRIKRESTQGKQSGRTQEIQRLIGRSMHAAIDLKALGEKQIIIDCDVINADGGTRTAAITGSYIALHLAIRSLIARKILKTNPLISQVAAISCGIYKGQPIVDLDYLEDSNAEVDANFVFSGNGNIIEIQSTAEKNPFSEEQFYDMLKLARSAASDLFKLQNQILLNSSI, encoded by the coding sequence ATGAGAGCTTTTAATAGAAAGAATAATCAATTACGCAATATTTCAATTGAACCATCAGTTTTACTTAATGCTGGTGGTTCGTGCCTTATTAAGTGTGGCAATACCCATGTAATATGTAGTGCAACCTATGAGGCAAGTTTACCGCCATTTTTACGCGGGCAAAATCAGGGCTGGATAACTGCCGAATATGGTATGTTACCAAGTTCAACCCACCAGCGTATAAAGCGTGAATCGACGCAAGGAAAGCAGTCAGGTAGGACGCAAGAAATTCAAAGATTAATTGGTAGATCGATGCATGCCGCAATTGATCTAAAAGCCTTAGGAGAAAAACAAATTATCATTGATTGTGATGTAATTAATGCCGATGGTGGAACTAGAACAGCGGCAATTACTGGTAGCTATATTGCACTTCATTTAGCGATTAGATCGTTAATTGCTAGAAAAATACTTAAAACTAATCCTTTAATTAGCCAAGTAGCCGCTATTTCATGCGGTATATATAAAGGGCAGCCCATAGTTGATCTTGATTATTTAGAGGATAGTAACGCGGAAGTAGATGCCAATTTTGTTTTCTCAGGCAATGGAAATATAATAGAAATTCAAAGCACAGCAGAAAAAAACCCCTTTTCCGAAGAGCAATTTTATGATATGCTAAAATTGGCGAGGTCTGCCGCCTCTGATCTATTCAAGTTACAAAACCAAATATTATTAAATAGCTCAATTTAA
- the grpE gene encoding nucleotide exchange factor GrpE: protein MEKQQEKNNDNQEIKVDNDAQLVNEIEEDTTDTLILQNSLQEIASLKSQIEILQDKLLRTIAESDNTRKRLEKLIEEAKDYAIFSFAKDLLSVNDNLSRALEHKPQNTEGDLASIITGVEMTKNELTSILKKHGLESIEPLLGEKFDYNIHHAISQVVSDEYDQDSIIGIMQSGYKIKDRLIRPAIVQVSKKT, encoded by the coding sequence ATGGAAAAACAACAGGAGAAGAATAATGATAACCAAGAAATTAAAGTTGATAATGATGCTCAGCTAGTAAATGAAATAGAGGAAGATACTACAGATACCCTGATTTTGCAAAATAGTTTGCAAGAGATTGCTAGCTTGAAAAGTCAAATTGAAATTTTACAGGATAAACTGTTAAGGACAATAGCTGAATCTGACAATACTAGGAAACGTTTAGAAAAATTAATTGAAGAAGCAAAAGACTATGCAATTTTCTCTTTTGCTAAAGATCTGCTCAGTGTTAATGATAATCTTTCTAGAGCTTTGGAGCATAAACCACAAAATACGGAAGGTGATCTAGCTAGTATTATTACCGGGGTAGAAATGACTAAAAATGAGTTGACTAGCATACTAAAAAAGCACGGTTTAGAATCAATAGAACCATTATTAGGAGAAAAGTTTGATTACAATATACATCATGCGATTTCACAAGTAGTATCAGATGAATATGATCAAGATAGTATTATAGGTATTATGCAATCAGGCTACAAGATAAAAGATAGGTTAATTAGACCTGCTATAGTGCAAGTATCGAAAAAAACATGA